One window from the genome of Pedococcus badiiscoriae encodes:
- a CDS encoding DNA-3-methyladenine glycosylase family protein gives MTPTAERTRVWRPGRPTSVGLIVSAFRRGGGDPTFQPDRGDGWWLGLPTPQGSATLRLVQRNEVGEVVATAWGDGAQWALDHVPALLGDGDDDTDFVAHHPQVARAWKRYAAWHVPRSGLVMHALVPAVIEQKVTGQEAFGGYRKLVHRYGSRAPGPGEQRRLWVAPTAQEWAGIPSWAWLAASVDGARSSTVMRAARVAGRLEEGASLPLSEARRRLRSVPGVGVWTAAEVAQRALGDPDAVSFGDYHVAKDLTWALLGEVRDDDVLAELLEPYRGHRYRVQHLLGLAGAARPRRGPRMAPRTHLPTRR, from the coding sequence ATGACGCCGACGGCCGAGAGGACCCGCGTCTGGCGACCCGGCCGACCGACGTCAGTGGGCCTGATCGTCTCGGCGTTCCGTCGTGGGGGCGGGGATCCGACGTTCCAGCCCGACCGCGGGGACGGCTGGTGGCTGGGCCTGCCCACACCGCAGGGGTCCGCCACGCTGCGCCTCGTGCAGCGCAACGAGGTCGGCGAGGTGGTCGCGACGGCCTGGGGCGACGGCGCCCAGTGGGCCCTCGACCACGTGCCCGCACTGCTCGGCGACGGCGACGACGACACGGACTTCGTGGCCCACCACCCGCAGGTGGCCAGGGCCTGGAAGCGGTATGCCGCGTGGCACGTCCCCCGCTCCGGTCTGGTGATGCATGCCCTCGTGCCGGCGGTGATCGAGCAGAAGGTCACCGGACAGGAGGCCTTCGGTGGCTACCGCAAGCTCGTCCACCGGTACGGCTCCCGGGCGCCGGGCCCGGGGGAGCAGCGGCGGCTCTGGGTGGCGCCCACGGCCCAGGAGTGGGCCGGGATTCCTTCCTGGGCCTGGTTGGCGGCGTCGGTCGACGGGGCTCGCTCCAGCACGGTGATGCGGGCGGCGCGGGTGGCCGGCCGCTTGGAGGAAGGCGCCTCCCTGCCCCTGTCGGAGGCGCGACGACGACTTCGCTCAGTGCCCGGGGTGGGTGTCTGGACGGCCGCGGAGGTGGCCCAGCGCGCCCTCGGAGACCCCGACGCCGTGAGCTTCGGCGACTACCACGTGGCCAAGGACCTCACCTGGGCGCTGCTCGGCGAGGTGCGTGACGACGACGTGCTGGCCGAGCTGCTCGAGCCCTATCGCGGCCACCGGTACCGGGTGCAGCACCTCCTCGGGCTGGCGGGAGCCGCCAGGCCTCGGCGGGGTCCCCGGATGGCGCCGCGGACCCACCTGCCGACCCGCCGCTGA
- the cofE gene encoding coenzyme F420-0:L-glutamate ligase, with protein MSVSLIPLTGIPEVGAGDDLVALLLGAADAADIALEDGDVVVVSSKVVSKSLGLWADSADRGAAVMSQTVRVVAERMSQGRITRIVQSTAGPVMAAAGVDASNTGHRDDVLLLPANPDAEAEHLRVALLAATGLQRLGVVLSDTAGRPWRSGQTDFALGASGVLVVDDLRGAVDADGRPLSVTARAVGDELAAAADLVKGKADAIPAALVRGTGWALPHGGAGARVLLRTGREDWFDHGSSEAVRAALGVEPGSLEAEEVGIPDVGPTPRADRLRRAVAVALRGTPQVGMDVGGDEVHLSGQSAYQLGVAVTRLQVALWGEGLTTEAPDEVDGVEVRLEVRER; from the coding sequence GTGTCGGTGTCGCTCATCCCGCTGACGGGGATCCCCGAGGTGGGGGCGGGCGACGACCTGGTCGCGCTCCTGCTGGGGGCCGCGGACGCCGCCGACATCGCGCTCGAGGACGGCGACGTGGTGGTCGTCTCGAGCAAGGTCGTCTCCAAGTCCCTTGGGCTGTGGGCAGATTCGGCCGACCGGGGTGCCGCCGTGATGAGCCAGACGGTGAGGGTCGTCGCCGAGCGCATGTCGCAGGGCCGGATCACCCGGATCGTGCAGTCGACGGCGGGCCCGGTCATGGCGGCCGCGGGCGTGGACGCCTCGAACACCGGCCACCGCGACGACGTGCTGCTCCTGCCCGCCAACCCGGACGCGGAGGCCGAGCACCTGCGGGTCGCCCTGCTTGCCGCCACGGGGTTGCAGCGCCTGGGCGTGGTGCTGAGCGACACGGCTGGCCGGCCGTGGCGCTCCGGGCAGACCGACTTCGCCCTGGGGGCTTCCGGGGTCCTGGTCGTGGATGACCTCAGGGGCGCCGTCGACGCGGACGGCAGGCCGTTGTCCGTCACGGCCCGCGCTGTCGGAGACGAGCTGGCCGCCGCGGCCGACCTGGTCAAGGGGAAGGCCGACGCCATCCCTGCCGCCCTCGTCCGCGGCACCGGATGGGCGCTGCCCCACGGCGGTGCGGGCGCACGGGTGCTCCTGCGCACCGGGCGCGAGGACTGGTTCGACCACGGAAGCTCAGAGGCCGTACGGGCCGCGCTGGGCGTCGAGCCCGGGTCCCTCGAGGCGGAGGAGGTCGGCATCCCCGACGTCGGCCCGACGCCCCGCGCTGACCGGCTGCGCAGGGCCGTCGCCGTCGCGCTGCGGGGCACGCCCCAGGTGGGGATGGATGTCGGTGGTGACGAGGTGCACCTCAGCGGCCAGAGCGCCTACCAGCTCGGGGTGGCGGTGACTCGGCTCCAGGTGGCGCTGTGGGGTGAGGGCCTCACCACCGAGGCGCCCGACGAGGTGGACGGCGTGGAGGTCCGGCTCGAGGTGCGCGAGCGCTGA
- the cofD gene encoding 2-phospho-L-lactate transferase translates to MRITALAGGVGGARFLRGLRTHLDRSPDLSDAELTIIGNTGDDISLFGLRVCPDLDTLLYTLGGGIHEGQGWGRADESHRVQGELAAYGAVPQWFALGDLDLGTHIIRSQWLGQGVSLTDVTARLATRWGLPDQRITLLPMSDSPVETHVVVEDEQGQRAIHFQEWWVRHQASIPAQRFQAVGMDRATAAPGVLDAIRTADVVLLPPSNPVVSIGIILGVPGVRDALRGSAARVVGVSPLIGGVPVRGHADACLRAIGVESTAAAVAGLYEDFLDGWLVAPEDEAAVRLPRATVRARPLLMSDADAAAEIAGAALELALELRGA, encoded by the coding sequence ATGCGCATCACGGCACTCGCCGGCGGCGTCGGAGGTGCCCGCTTCCTGCGCGGCCTCCGCACCCACCTGGACCGCTCCCCTGACCTCTCGGACGCCGAGCTGACGATCATCGGCAACACCGGCGACGACATCAGCCTGTTCGGGCTGCGGGTCTGTCCCGACCTCGACACCTTGCTGTACACCCTCGGCGGCGGCATCCACGAGGGCCAGGGCTGGGGTCGCGCCGACGAGAGCCACCGGGTCCAGGGCGAGCTCGCGGCCTACGGCGCGGTGCCGCAGTGGTTCGCGCTCGGCGACCTCGACCTCGGGACCCACATCATCCGCTCACAGTGGCTCGGACAGGGGGTGTCCCTCACCGACGTGACCGCACGGCTGGCGACCCGCTGGGGGCTGCCCGACCAGCGGATCACCCTGCTGCCGATGAGCGACTCACCCGTCGAGACGCACGTCGTCGTCGAGGACGAGCAAGGTCAGCGCGCGATCCACTTCCAGGAGTGGTGGGTTCGGCACCAGGCCTCGATCCCGGCACAGCGGTTCCAGGCGGTCGGCATGGACCGCGCCACCGCGGCGCCCGGCGTCCTCGACGCGATCCGGACCGCGGATGTGGTCCTCCTCCCGCCGAGCAACCCGGTGGTCTCGATCGGGATCATCCTGGGTGTGCCGGGAGTGCGAGATGCGTTGCGGGGCAGCGCCGCCCGCGTCGTGGGCGTCTCACCGCTGATCGGCGGTGTGCCGGTGCGTGGCCACGCGGACGCGTGCCTGCGGGCCATCGGGGTGGAGTCCACGGCGGCCGCCGTGGCAGGGCTGTACGAGGACTTCCTGGACGGATGGCTGGTGGCGCCGGAGGACGAGGCCGCCGTGCGCCTGCCGCGGGCCACCGTGCGAGCTCGGCCCCTGCTCATGTCCGACGCCGATGCCGCGGCCGAGATCGCCGGCGCCGCACTGGAGCTCGCGCTCGAGCTCAGGGGCGCCTGA